AAAATTAATTCATGCAGGGGTATGGGTCTATTAAAAAGAAACAAGGTCAAAGATGACTTTGAGAAAAAATCACAGGAGAATGAGGATCTAGAAAAATTAACAGCTCATCGATATCAAAATGAGCTCAAATACTTGGAAACAGAAATTCAAGTAAACACTGATAATCTCAAAATTCTGACAGCTCAGATCTCCTCAGCAAAGGAAGAGACAAAAAAGAGAAACGAAGAACTTGCATTAGCTAAATCAAAATTAGATGAAATAACAAAAAAGCTACAATCAAAGACTGAAGAATACTCCGATTTACTAAACGAGATACAAAATGCAAAATCTGCAAAGTTTTCTGCACCTGCTCCAAAAGAGTCTTCAACTAAACTTTCAAGAGAAGAACAAGAGCTAGAATCCAAGGTTAAAAAATCACTAGAAACACTAGCTGAAATTGAATCAAAACAAAAATCCACAAATGAAACCTTGCAAAAAACACTTGAAAAGATAGAACAATCCAAAAAAACATTGGAGGATTCTCAATTGAATTTATCATCTGAGAAGACTCTGCACACTAAACTGTCTCAGGAAATTGAATCAAAGAAAAAAGAACTAGAATCAATTAACGAGATGATTTTACAACAAAAAAATCACATCAAGGATATAGAGTCTCTAAAACAAAAGAATTTAGAATTAAAAAAGCAACACGATGATCTGCAGTCAAAGGCTTCAAAATCCCAGTCAGTATTATCTGAAATTGAATCAAAACAAAAGATTGCAAAAAGGGATCTTGACTCTAGCCTTGTAACCCTTGAATCTTCAAGAAAGGAGATCAAGATGTTAAAATCTGAATATGAGGATGTCTCAAAAAAGATCACACTTGCTAGACAAGAACTCAAGTTTATAGATAAACAATTTGCTAACCTTGATGAAAAGTATGCATCAAGAAATATTGTAGATGCAACAAATGCAATAGTGACATCACTGAACACCAAACTACAAGATCACAGAAGAGAGCTTGAGGCAATGAGAAATGCTATAGTTCAAGAGAAGCAAAAATACGAAGAAGCACAACTAAAGATAGAAACACTGAAGTCCAAACTCAAAAACTAGCCTAAAAATCACAAATCAATAAATTATGTGCGGACAACATTGCATACTATGGGTAAATACACACTTCCTGAAATGCCATATGCATACGATGCACTAGAACCGCATCTTGATGCAAGGACTATGGAAATCCATCACTCAAAACATCATCAAGCCTATACAGACAAACTCAATGCAGCCCTAGAACAATGTGGGGCAGATGTTCAAAACAAAGACATCATTGAGATACTTGGTGATCTAAGTCAAGTACCGGATGCTCAAAGAGGAGCAGTCAACTTTAACGGTGGTGGTTTCGATAATCACAGGCTATTTTGGAACAATATGAAACCAAATGGCGGCGGAGAACCAGGCGGTGCAATAGCTGACGCTATCAAGGCATCATTTGGAAGCTTTGCTGACTTTAAAGAAAAGTTCTCATCAACCACTGCAACAATTCAAGGCAGTGGATGGGGATGGTTAGTATACAATCCTTCATCAGGTAAGGTTGAATACAAATCAATGCCAAACCAAACTAGCCCAAGAACTGAGAAATTAGTTCCACTGTTGGGTTGCGATGTTTGGGAACATGCATACTATCTCAAATACCAAAACAAGAGACCAGACTATATTGCAGCCTGGTGGAATGTTGTTAACTGGGATGAGGTAGAGAAGAGATTTTCTAAAGCCAAATAAAGAATATTCTTTATTTTTTATTTTTCATCTAACCAGACGTTCTTGATGTTTTTTTTGTCACCAATTGCAAATGCAATTCCTTCCCATCTTTTTGAATACTTGTTTTCAAATCTATGCTGAACTTTTGGTGGAATGAAGATCATTGTATTGGGCGTGATTACTTGGGTCTTCTTACCGACCGTTACTTTGCATCTTCCTTCTAATGAATAAACTACAACATACTCGTTTTGATGAATATGCATCTGGTGAACGTCACCTGGCTCGATTCTAGCTTCTAATCCGATGATTCTGCTTCCCTTGATCTTCTCATCTAACATGAGGCGAATCTTTAG
This is a stretch of genomic DNA from Thermoproteota archaeon. It encodes these proteins:
- a CDS encoding superoxide dismutase, encoding MGKYTLPEMPYAYDALEPHLDARTMEIHHSKHHQAYTDKLNAALEQCGADVQNKDIIEILGDLSQVPDAQRGAVNFNGGGFDNHRLFWNNMKPNGGGEPGGAIADAIKASFGSFADFKEKFSSTTATIQGSGWGWLVYNPSSGKVEYKSMPNQTSPRTEKLVPLLGCDVWEHAYYLKYQNKRPDYIAAWWNVVNWDEVEKRFSKAK
- a CDS encoding cupin domain-containing protein translates to MKKQQAKLFKSKSKWIHPYDDHPSDRLKIRLMLDEKIKGSRIIGLEARIEPGDVHQMHIHQNEYVVVYSLEGRCKVTVGKKTQVITPNTMIFIPPKVQHRFENKYSKRWEGIAFAIGDKKNIKNVWLDEK